One window of the Mixophyes fleayi isolate aMixFle1 chromosome 6, aMixFle1.hap1, whole genome shotgun sequence genome contains the following:
- the LOC142160574 gene encoding membrane-spanning 4-domains subfamily A member 4D-like isoform X1: MSSRVNEIHTPIYETVQYDNAPPVYSTISMSDVYSAPPTGQPWDEFPLPPAYDTLPDLPIWSVPLTASQSNTLSNIQQWNVHPQLPAHNASSSSALQQNSSSVCSQMILTANKRKFQRWKQGVVAGFQLLAAFIQVGAGTALASNEFGSLSKTLLFGIPFWGPVCYLVTGCLLITAYFTPSPRRVKLSLSFNIITMILNSFGLAYNVKDLDILCDVPPLSGCYERTISASRIHYILISTNVLLLCLSVFAAIIGFYVLCCLKIEDSQQSSVIENNFVSSMTSPDFFETPPLPPPPPYTPQGVFKGSTTM, translated from the exons ATGTCTTCAAGAGTGAATGAAATCCACACACCCATATATGAGACCGTTCAATACGACAATGCACCTCCTGTATATTCCACTATATCAATGAGCGATGTCTATTCGGCTCCACCAACTGGTCAACCATGGGATGAATTTCCCCTTCCCCCAGCATATGATACCCTTCCTGATTTACCAATATGGAGTGTCCCTTTGACTGCGTCACAATCAAATACATTGTCTAATATTCAACAATGGAATGTTCACCCACAGCTTCCTGCACACAATGCATCCTCCTCTTCTGCACTACAGCAAAACTCATCTTCTGTGTGTTCCCAGATGATATTGACCGCCAATAAACGCAAATTTCAGAGATGGAAACAAGGAGTTGTAGCG GGTTTTCAGCTTCTGGCTGCCTTTATACAGGTTGGAGCAGGCACTGCTTTAGCATCTAATGAATTTGGTAGTTTGTCTAAGACACTATTATTTGGAATTCCATTCTGGGGACCGGTGTGT TATCTAGTTACCGGATGTCTGTTAATTACAGCTTATTTTACTCCTTCCCCCCGTCGG GTAAAATTATCGCTTTCCTTCAACATAATAACAATGATTCTTAATAGTTTTGGATTGGCGTATAATGTCAAAGATCTTGATATACTTTGCGATGTTCCTCCTTTGTCTGGATGCTACGAAAGAACA aTAAGCGCATCTAGAATCCATTATATCCTTATCAGTACGAATGTGTTGCTATTGTGTCTATCCGTTTTCGCTGCTATTATTGGATTCTATGTTCTATGCTGTCTGAAAATTGAAGATTCCCAG CAGTCATCTGTGATTGAGAACAATTTTGTATCTTCAATGACTTCTCCAGATTTCTTTGAAACACCACCATTACCACCACCGCCACCTTATACGCCTCAAGGAGTATTTAAAGGCAGCACAACAATGTAG
- the LOC142160574 gene encoding membrane-spanning 4-domains subfamily A member 4D-like isoform X2 has protein sequence MSSRVNEIHTPIYETVQYDNAPPVYSTISMSDVYSAPPTGQPWDEFPLPPAYDTLPDLPIWSVPLTASQSNTLSNIQQWNVHPQLPAHNASSSSALQQNSSSVCSQMILTANKRKFQRWKQGVVAGFQLLAAFIQVGAGTALASNEFGSLSKTLLFGIPFWGPVCYLVTGCLLITAYFTPSPRRVKLSLSFNIITMILNSFGLAYNVKDLDILCDVPPLSGCYERTISASRIHYILISTNVLLLCLSVFAAIIGFYVLCCLKIEDSQSSVIENNFVSSMTSPDFFETPPLPPPPPYTPQGVFKGSTTM, from the exons ATGTCTTCAAGAGTGAATGAAATCCACACACCCATATATGAGACCGTTCAATACGACAATGCACCTCCTGTATATTCCACTATATCAATGAGCGATGTCTATTCGGCTCCACCAACTGGTCAACCATGGGATGAATTTCCCCTTCCCCCAGCATATGATACCCTTCCTGATTTACCAATATGGAGTGTCCCTTTGACTGCGTCACAATCAAATACATTGTCTAATATTCAACAATGGAATGTTCACCCACAGCTTCCTGCACACAATGCATCCTCCTCTTCTGCACTACAGCAAAACTCATCTTCTGTGTGTTCCCAGATGATATTGACCGCCAATAAACGCAAATTTCAGAGATGGAAACAAGGAGTTGTAGCG GGTTTTCAGCTTCTGGCTGCCTTTATACAGGTTGGAGCAGGCACTGCTTTAGCATCTAATGAATTTGGTAGTTTGTCTAAGACACTATTATTTGGAATTCCATTCTGGGGACCGGTGTGT TATCTAGTTACCGGATGTCTGTTAATTACAGCTTATTTTACTCCTTCCCCCCGTCGG GTAAAATTATCGCTTTCCTTCAACATAATAACAATGATTCTTAATAGTTTTGGATTGGCGTATAATGTCAAAGATCTTGATATACTTTGCGATGTTCCTCCTTTGTCTGGATGCTACGAAAGAACA aTAAGCGCATCTAGAATCCATTATATCCTTATCAGTACGAATGTGTTGCTATTGTGTCTATCCGTTTTCGCTGCTATTATTGGATTCTATGTTCTATGCTGTCTGAAAATTGAAGATTCCCAG TCATCTGTGATTGAGAACAATTTTGTATCTTCAATGACTTCTCCAGATTTCTTTGAAACACCACCATTACCACCACCGCCACCTTATACGCCTCAAGGAGTATTTAAAGGCAGCACAACAATGTAG